The following nucleotide sequence is from Flavimarina sp. Hel_I_48.
TTCCACTTACTTTTTTAAGTTCCAAGGCATCTTCGGCGCGACGTCTTCGGCCCAGTTCAAGACCTGCACAAATGCTTATTGCCTTGGCCTCCCCTATACCTTTAAATTTCATAAGCTGCGCAATGGATGTTTTCCCTAATTCGTTCAAATTGTTATCTACCGAAGCTAAGATCCTTTTGCTCAGAGCGACCGCGCTTTCTTCACGGTTACCGGAACCAATTAAAATCGCGAGCAGTTCTGCGTTGCTTAAATGCGCCTTACCTTTCTGCAGCAACTTCTCCCGTGGCCGGTCATCTTCAGACCAATTTTTAATCGAAAATTTTTCGGGAGGTTGCTTCATAGTTTGGCCAAATATAACAACTTGTTTTGTAATGCTTTGCCGAACAAGATAAGCTGCATAGAAATTCGTCAAAAACAGATATTTACCATTAAAAATGACTTATTTCTACTGATTTTTAGCTGAAAAACGACATAATTTCTCCAATTAAATAACAAGAAATACGATGGAAAATCTTTTAGAGGATAAAATTTATGATCAGATCAAAAACAGGTTGACCCTTCTTAATATAGACAGCAAACCGCAATGGGGCAAAATGACCGTCGCGCAAACGCTGCACCATTGTCAAAAACCTCTGGAAATCGCTCTGGGAAAAAAGGACTATGGGCTTAAAAGCAACTTAGTGGCAAAATGGTTTTTCAAGAAAATGATGTACAATGATAAATCCTGGCCCAGGGGAATGACGACTCCTAAAACTTTTAAAGTT
It contains:
- a CDS encoding DUF1569 domain-containing protein, whose product is MENLLEDKIYDQIKNRLTLLNIDSKPQWGKMTVAQTLHHCQKPLEIALGKKDYGLKSNLVAKWFFKKMMYNDKSWPRGMTTPKTFKVEQEKGFSEEKNAILKLLKEFHNKKSREKWPKHPVFGQFTPEQVGKMQYKHLDHHFRQFGV